GAATCTGAACGCGCGCCTTAAGAAAATGCAGGGTCTTCGCCGGGCCGTGAAGAGGGCCAAGGTCTACAAGGAGTATTTCGCCGACGCGACGTTCATGAGTCGCCATCTGCTTGATGGCGGCCCCGATCCTGAACACGAGCAGTACCGCATCATGATTCTCTCGCACTCGTTGGAGAAGGGGCTCTCGTACCGCAACGCGCGTGTGTTCGGTCGTAGCAAGGCCGAGGATCTGATGGCTCGCCTGGAGAAGTCATCCGACAGCACGCGCCTCTCGTCGGCGTATTCCATCGGGGTCGAGGTCCTGCGGTCCTGGACCGATTTCATCAAGGCCCGCGAGGTCGACGACGTGCAGGCCGCCTCGATCCGCGGCCGGCTCGACGCCCTCTTCGAGACGTCGGTACCGAGAGACTGCGGGTTCCGTGCAGGCGTTGCGACTGCAACGCATCTCGACGCCGCATCGTGGGAGAACCTGCCGTTCGAGGATTTCGTGCGGGGACGACACTCGACTCGGCGCTTCACGGATGTGCCGGTGTCCGACGATGACCTCCAACTGTGTATCGAACTGGCGATGCGCTCGCCGTCGGCGTGCAACCGGCAGATGGTTGGGTTGCGAGTCTTCGACGATCCGAGTTCGAAAGAACTGCTGTACAAGACACTTCATGGAACGGGTGGGGTCGATTTCGACACCTGCCGGCTGGCAGTCGTCACCTTCGATGCGCGCAGCCTGGACTTCTACGGTGAGCGCAATCAGGGCTACCTCAACGCCGGGTTGTTCGCCATGACTCTGGTCTACGCCCTGCAATGGAAAGGGATCGGCTCTTGTCTGCTGCAGTTCGGCAACACCTTCGCCGAAGAGCGAACT
The genomic region above belongs to Gordonia hongkongensis and contains:
- a CDS encoding nitroreductase family protein — translated: MNLNARLKKMQGLRRAVKRAKVYKEYFADATFMSRHLLDGGPDPEHEQYRIMILSHSLEKGLSYRNARVFGRSKAEDLMARLEKSSDSTRLSSAYSIGVEVLRSWTDFIKAREVDDVQAASIRGRLDALFETSVPRDCGFRAGVATATHLDAASWENLPFEDFVRGRHSTRRFTDVPVSDDDLQLCIELAMRSPSACNRQMVGLRVFDDPSSKELLYKTLHGTGGVDFDTCRLAVVTFDARSLDFYGERNQGYLNAGLFAMTLVYALQWKGIGSCLLQFGNTFAEERTLAEGLSLQPGERIAVGIAFGVPEPDGVVPASVRREVSEVFSVR